The following coding sequences are from one Candidatus Nitrohelix vancouverensis window:
- a CDS encoding helix-turn-helix transcriptional regulator has translation MEIKNAVTALSALAQEHRLEVFRLLVQAGKDGVSAGKIGEQFDTPPSTLSFHLKELKQAGLICCRRDGRTLFYSANYLSMNSLMDYLTENCCQGDQEDCAAPSSCSAD, from the coding sequence ATGGAAATTAAGAATGCAGTCACAGCTTTATCAGCTCTCGCTCAGGAACATCGACTCGAAGTTTTCAGGTTATTGGTTCAAGCGGGTAAGGACGGCGTTTCCGCCGGGAAAATCGGCGAACAATTCGACACCCCCCCGTCCACCTTGTCCTTTCACCTGAAAGAACTCAAGCAGGCCGGGCTGATCTGTTGTCGCAGAGACGGAAGAACCTTGTTCTATTCCGCCAACTATCTATCCATGAATTCGCTCATGGACTATCTCACTGAAAACTGCTGTCAGGGAGATCAGGAAGACTGCGCGGCCCCGTCCTCCTGCTCGGCAGACTGA
- the cas1 gene encoding type II CRISPR-associated endonuclease Cas1 → MNQRIVEISEAGQYIHVHRGFLIVSREKVERGRVPLADIAVLILSGPGSTISTNAVNTLVDENCSVIFCGANYHPKGMVLPVAPHHQHPKRLHQQINATLPLKKRLWQTLVRAKIENQAAVLEAIGRKDEVLYSFARRVQSGDPDNLEAQSARRYWPQLFNEDFRRDPEGDPPNNLLNYGYAIIRASAARAISISGFHPALGLHHRNQSNAFCLADDLMEPFRPIVDCAVKHWFTQGVEKVSPEIKKQLAGLLDFELAYSDGIRTLSNGFIKLAQSLARSFETKSADLDLPQTPLPIEWASLE, encoded by the coding sequence ATGAACCAGCGCATTGTTGAAATTTCCGAAGCCGGTCAATACATCCATGTGCATCGCGGATTTTTAATCGTCAGCCGGGAGAAGGTCGAGCGAGGCAGGGTCCCATTAGCGGATATTGCCGTGTTGATCTTGAGCGGCCCCGGCTCCACTATCTCCACCAACGCCGTCAACACGCTGGTCGATGAAAACTGCTCCGTCATCTTCTGCGGCGCCAATTATCATCCCAAGGGCATGGTTCTACCCGTCGCCCCGCACCATCAGCACCCCAAACGCTTACACCAGCAAATCAACGCCACCCTCCCGCTCAAAAAGCGACTGTGGCAAACGCTGGTGCGCGCCAAAATAGAAAACCAGGCCGCCGTACTGGAAGCCATCGGCAGAAAAGACGAAGTCCTCTATTCCTTTGCGCGAAGGGTGCAGTCAGGAGACCCCGATAATCTCGAAGCCCAGTCCGCGCGTCGCTATTGGCCGCAATTGTTCAACGAAGATTTTCGCAGAGACCCCGAAGGCGACCCGCCCAATAATTTACTCAATTACGGATACGCCATCATACGCGCCAGCGCCGCGCGCGCCATCTCCATATCCGGCTTCCATCCCGCGCTGGGACTGCACCACCGCAACCAGTCGAATGCTTTTTGTCTTGCCGACGACCTCATGGAACCTTTCCGCCCCATCGTCGATTGCGCCGTCAAACACTGGTTCACGCAGGGCGTGGAAAAAGTCAGTCCCGAAATTAAAAAACAGCTAGCAGGTCTTTTGGATTTTGAGCTGGCCTATAGCGACGGCATACGCACCCTCTCAAACGGCTTCATCAAACTCGCACAATCCCTTGCGCGCAGTTTTGAAACCAAGTCGGCAGACCTCGATCTGCCTCAAACGCCGCTTCCAATCGAATGGGCCAGTCTGGAATGA
- a CDS encoding DUF1698 domain-containing protein yields MKLGKLLQAQVGFPKYINAKLKRLRGRIAIVGTRTAAEALLRAIDLGGINFLGIYEVDPDYKPGHELLGHKVKPLTNLARLKPTDTIVIASSQEAEVLYETIHQIENISRAKVIHFKSLMDVYMLHDELHDLLKFDFGEFLFWDGLFLEKNWHPLPPKVSFKNKIVLELGPYEGNQTVMLARQNPAKIIAIESRPINYAKTSLIRSMYNFQNFELILGDMHLFPQLVKDKIDIIFCSGVLYHSSKPWWLLENCLKHADTVVVSGHVSSAESTHAMGFQTIELESGSYEFEIQPEFGWEDNRSGVATTSLWFKEEDLIRFAKYYGFNFKKYDSTVNKTGLWISAVLKRIKKRR; encoded by the coding sequence ATGAAACTTGGAAAATTATTGCAGGCTCAGGTGGGTTTTCCCAAATACATCAACGCAAAGCTGAAACGCTTGAGGGGACGAATCGCCATTGTCGGAACAAGAACCGCGGCTGAGGCGTTGTTGAGGGCGATCGATTTAGGCGGAATCAACTTCCTTGGTATTTATGAAGTAGATCCGGATTATAAACCAGGACATGAGCTTTTGGGGCATAAGGTCAAGCCGCTCACAAATCTTGCCCGTCTGAAGCCCACGGATACGATTGTCATCGCTTCCAGTCAGGAGGCTGAGGTGTTGTACGAGACGATCCATCAGATAGAGAATATTTCCAGAGCGAAAGTGATTCATTTCAAAAGTCTGATGGACGTCTATATGCTCCACGATGAATTGCACGACCTGCTCAAATTTGATTTTGGCGAATTTCTTTTCTGGGATGGTTTGTTTCTTGAAAAAAATTGGCATCCCTTGCCGCCAAAGGTCAGTTTCAAAAATAAAATCGTTCTTGAGTTGGGGCCGTATGAAGGCAATCAAACGGTCATGCTGGCGCGGCAGAATCCAGCCAAGATCATCGCCATAGAAAGTCGTCCAATCAATTATGCGAAGACGTCGCTCATACGGTCCATGTACAATTTTCAAAATTTTGAATTGATTTTGGGGGACATGCACCTGTTCCCTCAGTTGGTCAAAGACAAGATCGATATCATTTTCTGTTCCGGGGTTCTCTATCACTCATCGAAGCCATGGTGGTTGCTGGAGAATTGCTTGAAGCATGCGGATACGGTGGTTGTGAGCGGTCATGTTTCTTCCGCTGAATCGACGCATGCGATGGGATTTCAGACAATCGAACTGGAAAGCGGTTCTTATGAGTTTGAAATTCAGCCAGAGTTTGGCTGGGAGGATAACCGTTCAGGGGTCGCTACAACGAGCCTGTGGTTCAAAGAGGAGGACCTGATTCGTTTTGCAAAATATTATGGATTCAATTTTAAAAAATACGACTCGACTGTGAACAAGACGGGTCTGTGGATATCGGCGGTTCTGAAACGAATAAAAAAACGCCGGTAA
- the cas9 gene encoding type II CRISPR RNA-guided endonuclease Cas9 (Cas9, originally named Csn1, is the large, multifunctional signature protein of type II CRISPR/Cas systems. It is well known even to general audiences because its RNA-guided endonuclease activity has made it a popular tool for custom editing of eukaryotic genomes.) — protein sequence MKYRLSLDLGTNSLGHCLLELNKNTRPQSIISCGSGIFPDSREPKSQESLAKDRTKHRSARRRRDRYLKRRRVLMNLLVACGLMPEDKAKRKQLEGLDPYELRSRAVQEKLTPNELGRALYHLIHRRGYKSNRKDSKKEGAKTITPLMEGLQAEIKTMGENTTLGQYLFELHKSGRGVRAREGELLYPKREMYEHEFDLIRDIQQTHHKKLLSGESWEKIREVIFHQRPLKPQEVGRCVFMNDKERAPRALPSYQKFSILQDLGNLKWIDEQGIKHPLSPDQRERLWETMVKRKSDLSLQDMKKKLKLPESAQMNLESERRKGLKTCPTGALLSKKEYFGNKWNELSDDQQDEIVLALLNIEDEGELANKAEAEWNVDHETAKRLAEISPEDEFVTGYGRFCKDVCQALVALMRAENLRYDQAVEKLGFHHSDFRPESLSSTLEYYGKLLPMAVVGADPELETDNEVKKWGKIGNPTVHVGLKQLQKLVNAVIKSYGPPEEIIIELARDIKAGKKEREEISKEQFKNQKDNERIAQRLADENIENTRDNRIKYRLWEELGSNVNDRLCPYTGKAISITQLFNGNDVEIEHILPRSKTLANNSSNLTIAYKNANQLKGNRSPFDAFGNNPKGYDYSAILWRSRDLPGNKSWRFLPDAMERFADEDQFLDRQLNDTRYLSRIACQYLRHVCKKIRVSQGRTTALIRNILHLNEILNDKNAKNRDDHRHHAIDALIVGIADEKYLKKIMDETRVSEEKGNGRLIVQEPWEGFIEEARKKILSINVHHKPDHRKAGKLHEETAYSIIDNPSPWEKEQGFNLVIRKPLVSLSTGEIKHLQNRELSAELEEAIQDVDEKSIQGILQDYSNRTGQKRARVLKKDQSCFIVEHPKHNPIHRKALIPGQNHCICIWKIPTGVTYDEKRRPAQPTALHISNVDGSSIHFETWNKFKINNVDAQNLRPHPAAKLLATLHKGDIMRVREKGKLFTGRVFSLKPSNLQIKLTAIQDAGKNKKEINLTFNSFKIKEARLIHVDILGRIKDSGPLL from the coding sequence ATGAAATACCGATTGAGTCTTGATCTGGGCACCAACTCATTGGGTCATTGTCTTCTGGAACTGAACAAAAACACCAGACCCCAGTCCATCATTTCATGCGGTTCCGGGATATTCCCCGACAGTCGCGAACCTAAAAGTCAGGAATCCCTCGCGAAAGACAGAACCAAACATCGCAGCGCCCGCAGAAGACGGGACCGCTACCTCAAACGCCGCCGCGTGCTGATGAACCTGCTAGTCGCCTGTGGACTGATGCCCGAAGATAAAGCGAAGCGCAAACAACTGGAAGGCCTCGACCCCTACGAACTACGCTCCCGCGCCGTACAGGAAAAATTAACGCCCAACGAACTGGGACGCGCACTCTATCACCTCATTCACCGTCGCGGCTACAAAAGCAATCGCAAGGACTCCAAAAAGGAGGGAGCCAAAACCATCACCCCTTTGATGGAAGGTCTGCAAGCTGAAATCAAAACAATGGGAGAAAACACAACGCTGGGGCAATACCTTTTCGAATTACATAAATCAGGTCGCGGCGTACGCGCCAGAGAAGGGGAACTGCTTTACCCTAAGCGCGAAATGTACGAACACGAATTCGACCTTATCCGCGATATCCAGCAAACACATCACAAGAAACTTCTCTCCGGCGAAAGCTGGGAAAAAATCAGGGAAGTCATATTTCATCAACGCCCGCTCAAACCACAGGAAGTCGGTCGTTGCGTTTTCATGAACGACAAGGAACGCGCCCCAAGAGCGCTTCCCAGCTACCAGAAATTTTCCATTCTCCAGGACTTGGGCAATCTCAAATGGATCGACGAACAAGGCATCAAACACCCCCTCAGCCCAGATCAACGCGAACGCCTCTGGGAAACCATGGTCAAGCGTAAATCCGACCTGTCGCTTCAGGATATGAAAAAGAAACTGAAACTCCCCGAATCCGCTCAGATGAATTTGGAATCCGAACGCCGCAAAGGCCTGAAAACCTGCCCCACCGGCGCCCTTCTGTCTAAAAAAGAATACTTCGGAAACAAATGGAACGAACTCTCCGACGACCAGCAGGACGAAATCGTTCTAGCCCTACTCAACATCGAAGATGAAGGCGAGTTGGCTAACAAAGCCGAAGCCGAATGGAATGTCGATCATGAAACCGCAAAACGTCTCGCAGAAATATCTCCCGAAGACGAATTCGTCACAGGCTACGGACGATTCTGCAAAGACGTTTGCCAGGCGCTCGTCGCTCTCATGCGCGCCGAAAACCTTCGCTACGATCAAGCGGTGGAAAAACTGGGTTTTCACCATAGCGACTTCAGGCCGGAATCCCTGTCCAGCACCCTCGAGTATTACGGTAAATTATTGCCCATGGCTGTCGTCGGCGCCGACCCCGAACTGGAAACAGACAATGAAGTCAAAAAATGGGGCAAGATCGGCAACCCCACCGTTCATGTCGGCTTGAAGCAATTACAGAAACTAGTCAACGCCGTCATCAAAAGCTACGGCCCCCCCGAAGAAATCATAATCGAACTTGCCCGGGACATCAAAGCAGGGAAGAAGGAACGAGAAGAAATTTCCAAAGAACAATTTAAAAACCAGAAAGATAACGAACGCATCGCCCAGAGACTGGCTGATGAAAATATAGAAAACACTCGCGACAATCGCATCAAGTACAGGCTTTGGGAGGAACTCGGCTCCAATGTCAACGATCGCCTCTGCCCCTACACAGGCAAAGCCATCAGCATCACCCAATTGTTCAACGGAAACGATGTGGAAATCGAACACATCCTCCCTCGCTCCAAAACCCTCGCCAATAATTCCAGCAACCTGACCATCGCCTATAAAAACGCCAACCAGCTCAAAGGCAATCGCTCGCCCTTTGACGCCTTTGGAAACAATCCAAAAGGATACGACTACAGCGCTATCCTCTGGCGCTCTCGCGACCTCCCCGGCAACAAGAGTTGGCGCTTCCTGCCCGACGCGATGGAACGCTTCGCAGACGAAGACCAATTCCTCGACCGTCAATTGAACGACACCCGCTACCTGTCGCGCATTGCCTGCCAGTACCTTCGCCATGTCTGCAAAAAAATCCGCGTCTCTCAAGGCAGAACCACAGCGCTCATTCGCAACATCCTGCACCTGAACGAAATCCTCAATGACAAGAACGCCAAGAACCGCGACGACCACCGGCACCATGCCATCGATGCCCTCATCGTCGGTATTGCCGACGAAAAATATCTAAAAAAAATCATGGATGAAACCAGAGTGTCCGAAGAAAAAGGCAATGGACGCCTGATCGTTCAGGAACCCTGGGAGGGTTTTATAGAAGAAGCGCGCAAAAAGATTTTATCCATCAACGTCCACCATAAACCCGATCACCGCAAGGCCGGGAAGCTACACGAAGAAACCGCCTACTCCATCATCGACAACCCCAGCCCCTGGGAGAAAGAGCAGGGCTTCAATCTGGTCATCCGCAAACCACTGGTCTCTTTAAGTACGGGGGAAATCAAACATCTGCAAAACCGCGAACTCAGCGCAGAACTGGAAGAAGCTATTCAGGATGTCGATGAAAAAAGTATTCAGGGAATTCTGCAAGATTACTCCAATCGTACCGGACAAAAACGCGCGCGCGTCCTTAAAAAAGATCAATCCTGCTTCATCGTCGAACATCCGAAACACAATCCCATCCACAGAAAAGCGCTGATCCCCGGACAGAACCACTGCATCTGCATCTGGAAAATTCCCACAGGCGTCACTTACGACGAAAAACGCAGACCAGCACAACCCACAGCGCTTCATATAAGCAATGTCGATGGAAGCTCCATCCACTTCGAAACCTGGAACAAATTCAAAATCAATAACGTCGATGCGCAAAACCTGCGCCCCCACCCGGCGGCAAAGCTCCTCGCCACCCTGCATAAGGGGGATATTATGCGAGTGAGAGAAAAAGGGAAATTATTTACGGGGCGGGTCTTTAGTTTAAAGCCTTCAAACTTACAGATTAAACTGACAGCCATTCAGGACGCTGGCAAAAATAAGAAGGAAATTAATCTAACTTTTAACAGTTTTAAAATAAAAGAGGCCCGCCTCATTCATGTGGATATTCTTGGCAGAATAAAAGACTCGGGGCCGCTCTTATGA
- a CDS encoding ABC-F family ATP-binding cassette domain-containing protein — translation MIIANNLEKSFGPQTLFDGVSFLINKGERVGLVGKNGTGKSTLFKMILGKESPDSGTLTTPKDYKIGALEQIIRFTQPTVLKECVSALSPEKQWEQYKAEIILSGLGFTEADFHKDPGTFSGGYQVRINLCKALLANPNMLLLDEPTNYLDILSLRWLKDYLNKWPGEMILITHDRDFMDKVSTHTLGLHRKQAKKVAGDTIKFYEQIIQEEEAYEQTRQNLESKRKEMQLLVDRFRAKASKATMAQSRLKMMEKMGTMEKLSAEKNLGFRFNHQHCPGKTLMNIENLSFSYGGKSEHNIFSDLSFTIGREDRIGIIGANGKGKSTLLNCMAGELTPTSGSIVSHPSLATGHFGQTNIDRLDPQNKVIDEIIRSNPNLSLQAAHSICGAMMFEGDLGKKKVSVLSGGERSRVLLGKIISHPTNLLLLDEPSHHLDVESIEALIEELNDYPGALVIVTHSELILKTLATNLIIFHQGRAEYFHGGYDEFLEKVGWEGEPTVEKKQKSKINKKEARRLRALERQKV, via the coding sequence ATGATCATTGCGAATAATCTTGAAAAATCGTTTGGCCCTCAAACCTTGTTTGACGGGGTTTCTTTTCTTATCAACAAGGGCGAGCGGGTGGGCCTGGTGGGGAAGAACGGAACGGGCAAATCGACTCTTTTTAAAATGATTCTTGGTAAGGAAAGCCCGGATTCCGGGACTTTGACGACGCCCAAGGATTACAAGATTGGAGCTTTGGAGCAGATCATCCGTTTCACGCAACCGACGGTGTTGAAGGAGTGCGTGAGCGCATTGAGTCCTGAAAAGCAATGGGAGCAATACAAGGCGGAGATCATTTTGTCGGGCCTGGGTTTCACGGAGGCGGATTTTCACAAGGATCCGGGGACCTTCAGCGGCGGTTATCAGGTGCGCATCAATTTGTGTAAGGCCTTGTTGGCTAATCCGAATATGTTGTTGCTGGACGAGCCGACCAACTATCTCGATATTCTTTCGCTTCGCTGGCTCAAGGATTATTTGAATAAATGGCCGGGTGAGATGATCCTCATCACGCATGATCGTGATTTTATGGACAAGGTTTCGACGCACACGCTGGGCTTGCATCGCAAGCAGGCGAAGAAGGTGGCGGGCGATACGATCAAGTTTTACGAGCAGATCATTCAGGAGGAGGAGGCTTACGAGCAGACGCGCCAGAATCTGGAGAGCAAGCGCAAGGAGATGCAACTGCTGGTGGATCGTTTTCGCGCGAAAGCGTCTAAGGCGACGATGGCGCAGTCGCGATTGAAAATGATGGAAAAAATGGGAACGATGGAAAAGCTGAGCGCGGAAAAGAATCTGGGTTTTCGTTTCAACCATCAGCATTGTCCAGGCAAGACCTTGATGAATATCGAAAACCTGTCATTTTCTTATGGCGGCAAATCGGAGCATAATATTTTCTCGGACCTGTCTTTTACAATCGGTCGAGAGGATCGGATCGGCATCATCGGCGCGAACGGCAAGGGGAAATCGACTTTGCTGAATTGTATGGCTGGCGAGTTGACGCCGACTTCGGGCTCGATTGTCAGTCATCCTTCTTTGGCGACGGGGCATTTCGGGCAGACGAATATCGACCGGCTTGATCCTCAGAACAAGGTGATTGACGAGATCATTCGTTCGAACCCGAATCTGAGTTTGCAGGCGGCGCACAGCATTTGCGGGGCGATGATGTTTGAGGGGGATTTGGGAAAGAAGAAGGTGAGCGTTCTTTCGGGCGGCGAGAGAAGCCGCGTGTTGTTGGGCAAGATCATTTCTCACCCAACGAATCTCCTGTTATTGGATGAGCCGTCGCATCACCTCGATGTTGAATCGATTGAAGCGTTGATCGAGGAGTTGAACGATTATCCGGGCGCGCTGGTGATTGTGACTCACTCTGAGCTTATCTTGAAAACCCTTGCGACGAATCTGATTATTTTTCATCAGGGCCGGGCTGAATATTTTCATGGCGGCTACGATGAGTTTCTTGAAAAGGTCGGCTGGGAAGGCGAGCCGACGGTCGAGAAGAAACAAAAATCCAAGATCAATAAAAAGGAAGCGCGCCGCTTGCGCGCTTTGGAACGACAAAAAGTCTGA
- the cas2 gene encoding CRISPR-associated endonuclease Cas2 — MNRKPLSGYRFMWIQVLFDLPTHTAYQRKQASSFRNYLLDHGFEMAQYSVYQRFCSGKEMAEVHIKRVEQNLPEYGKVHILCFTDKQYENMRTFNGKKKNPAQENPGQFTLF, encoded by the coding sequence ATGAATCGCAAACCCTTGTCCGGTTATCGCTTTATGTGGATACAAGTTCTCTTCGATCTGCCGACGCACACCGCCTATCAACGAAAACAAGCCTCGAGTTTTCGCAATTACCTGCTCGACCACGGATTTGAAATGGCGCAGTATTCAGTCTATCAGCGTTTTTGTTCAGGAAAGGAAATGGCCGAAGTTCACATTAAAAGAGTGGAGCAAAACCTTCCCGAATACGGGAAAGTGCATATTCTATGCTTCACGGACAAGCAATATGAAAATATGAGGACCTTCAACGGCAAGAAGAAAAACCCGGCGCAGGAAAATCCGGGACAATTCACTCTATTCTGA
- a CDS encoding glyoxalase/bleomycin resistance/dioxygenase family protein, with translation MKRMHIHVSVDNLKQSMNFYSALFGTQPSKQKDDYAKWMLNDPQVNFAISARGAKAGIDHLGIQVDEASELEQLREQLKHADMQTFSTGETVCCYAKSDKTWVEDPSGIAWESYQTMEDAELFSGGAVSAQDSACCVGDSMEAEQSGCC, from the coding sequence ATGAAACGCATGCATATCCACGTCTCGGTGGACAATCTGAAACAATCGATGAATTTTTACTCCGCATTATTCGGGACCCAACCCAGCAAACAAAAAGATGATTACGCGAAATGGATGCTCAACGACCCGCAGGTGAATTTCGCCATCTCCGCCCGCGGCGCCAAAGCAGGCATCGACCATCTCGGCATTCAGGTTGATGAAGCAAGCGAACTGGAGCAACTGCGGGAACAATTGAAGCATGCCGACATGCAAACCTTCTCCACCGGCGAAACCGTTTGTTGTTACGCCAAATCCGACAAGACCTGGGTGGAGGACCCGAGCGGCATCGCCTGGGAAAGCTACCAGACCATGGAAGACGCAGAGCTCTTCAGCGGCGGCGCCGTTTCCGCGCAGGACAGCGCCTGTTGCGTCGGCGATTCAATGGAAGCCGAACAAAGCGGCTGTTGTTAA